The window aaaaatatgtctggaacaaatataacatatcaCATCATTTTCCATCAAAGATTCAAGTGTACAGCTTGAAAAAACAGtcaattgtttttgtaaatcaaacaagtacataaataatttcttaaataacacaaataatatccatatattattaacttattatttttttttttaaatataaaagaattatttatgtaatatgtatgtatatataattaaagtgagAATACTTTCAGACGTGTCATATTGGCCGGACGGGTCACCTATGGCTTTGGCCCAACTGAGCGGGGAATCCGTGAACAGATCTCGTCTCCGCCGCTGTGGCGGTCTACCTCTACTGGTGACCGCCGctaaaacaaacacacatgCGATGAACGCACTGCTACAATACGTTTTTGATGATTCTTGTAAGTCATATTTCGGTGTAgttagtaaatttattcaagattttaattttggaaACCTTTTcggcattttattttacaattgaaaattttgatacaTCCATATTggtaaaaaatttcataagtCTGGAATTATGTACGCTAGTTTATCATATTCATATAAGTTCgtagtaacaattttatatcattgtcACTCAGCGTTCCAAATACTTATCGGCGAAGGACTTGTTAGTATATTGACGGACAAATTAACTACGTACGTCCGTAACATGGGATATGAGCACAACGTGGAGACCGGTGCGAGCAACAAGCGTAAAGAGAAACCTGTGAACCAGGGTTCTGTGTACGATGTGGCTGTTCAGAACCTATCCAGGGATATGTACTACCGTCCCGCCTCTGGTTCTTCCAAACGAAAGAGTCAGCTGCTGTCAGATACAGGGGATGATATGAAGGTTGTGATAGAAAGGGACAACATGATCGTCGGTTTCGTCGACGCCATAGAGAGCGAGGCGAGCGAGAGCGAGAGCGAAAATGAGGAAGGTCCTCCGCccaaaaaaagaaatctgaaACGATCCAAATCCAAGAGTCCGAAGAATTCTAAAAAGGTAACATCTTCGATCGGTTCCAGCTTATCCTCTATTCCATGACATGTCTGAAGgcattaactattttaaaatttgacacacttttcaatatatgaagtgaatttttttaatttaatgtcataaATAACTAGAGCAgggaatattaataatgattactttaggtttattcattttttcacatatttatCTATAGAAGTCAACAAACATAGCAAGTAAAGACTGGTCGTCGGGTGTGTATTGGGAGCCAAAAAGTCCAGAGTGGCCGCCGATGCTGCAATCTAATCCCTCTACGAGTCCGAAAAAGGAACCCCAATTACCAGACCTTAATGTTCAGTACACGGGTCCGGGTTCCGCAGAGAGGTTAAATTTCGAATGGAGTCCTGAATCTGGTGTCAGTATCGGAGAATTCTGTACACCGCCTTATCCACCGTGGAGTCCAACCAGACTGACGCCATCTCCTTCCAGCTTAAGCAATGAGGACGgtaagaatttatattctgataaGGAAGCTATTGTCTagtgacattttattatctgttgtcTGTCGGCCATCTTTTGTCTATTGAACATCTATTTTCAATAGAACATTTCAAGTTTAATTCTAATTTTCTTATTCCCAGAAAGTTCAGACTCCGAAGCCTCGGGCAGCTATTCACCGGTTTGCAGTGACAACGATGAAACTAACGAAGGCACTACCACCAAGACACAGGATGTTGAGGTCATCGAAATAGACGAGGATAGCAACGAAGGGGAATGTGATATGGAAGGTAAGGAACGACCAACGGACATGTAACAAGTAACAATATAGATAGACCATTTAATGAAGACCTCGCACAAACCTCGAATGTAGTCATTACGCAGTGCTATTGATATTtgctatataaatgtatacagttttgaaacaaatttacttCTGAAACTGTCTGTTAATAACATTGCATCCCAGTAATTTTTGATCTACAATTATTTGTGTAaaggatataaaaaacaaaaaaattgtatcaaaGATAAAAAGCATTTATTAAAAGGCTGTCTTGCAGACTGATCTTTGGTACGGAAGGTAAATTTCCCATACATTTATACCAAAAATCAGTTTACTCTAAACTAAATCTGTACTTTGATTCCGTTCGTGAAACCGCCCACGATATGTTATTATTGATGTGCCATCTCTAACAAGTGTAGTATTGCTGTCTGTAGCTCTCATAAGTTAGTATCAGtcagaatttaataattttattaaataggtaGTTAGgcattttatttgtcaataaaaaatgtgaatagCTGATACTAGAAAATGTTTTACCCCTCTACAGTTCACAAAAATACGCACGACCTActccaataatattaattcgacgttttatttgtcttttatatttttagacctAAGTAAGCTGAACATACATTCAAAGGAAACAAACATAGCGAGTGTGATGGTACTATTGTTTCGCGTATCTCACGGTACTTGCACCACCTGTGGTAGCATCAGAGATGACTCCGTTCCCAACCACACCATGGATTACCTCACCACCCGGGAATGTCTGTATGGTCTAATGGACTACGTTGAGAAATGTAAACGCCCCATGGGCAGGGCGGCGAGGATACTAGCCAGGGTGTTGAGGTAAAATACACTTTTATGCTATGGGAATAAAGAAGTCGTGAAACTGTTTGTAACCCCTGAACCATAGCCAAATAATATGccaattgtttttttgatatatatctttattttttgtataaatcgaATATTATTTCTGCAGTAGCGACCTGTGTCTAATGAGTGTGATGAGGCACAGACTAGCGTTAAGACTGCATCGCATGTCCACTACTTCTAAACACCCAGCCGCAGAATGCGTTCAATGCAAACAGGTTAGTAACCAAAATATCCTTTAACtaaaattgttatacattttgtattacaatatgttttatattcgttGTAAAGATAGACGTCAGATAAAgtcagataaaataattattttttacagattATGAAACTCTGCAAGAAATTAATGAATCAAATGGGTTCATTGGCTGAATCCAGCTATGGTATTGGAAAAATTAGTTATCATCTACTTAAAGGCAGTCCGTCAATGAAACATACACTGGCATTGTCCTTGCCGTATATTGTCAAGTAAGAAGAgttcacataatattttaaaacatcaatattgaaattactataataaaatttaatattccagGACTGAAAAagcattaaagaaatatttagtagATTGCAACGGTctgaacatattaataaatctcatAGACGATGGCAAAGAAGAATTACAAGAATGTGTCACAGCACTTTCAAAACTCGCACAAAACGTTGATGTGAAGGATCCTAAACTCTTAGAGAACAGGTACAAAGAAACCGTCCTAATGATCTACGAACCGACCTTTGACAGTTTGTCCCCGGACAGTATCGTGACATTCAAACTGGACGACTCGTCCACTGTTAGAGCGAACAAAGACTTTTTATGCCAGCATTCGGAATATTTTAACGCCATGTTGATGGGACGCTTCAAGGAATCCGCTGAGAACTGTGTCCGTCTGAAGAATGTCACCAAGAGCGGTTTGGAATACCTCCTGACCTTGTTAGACTGCGGCCTCTACGACGCCCATTCCGACTTACAAATCTTTCCAATGGCGCCAAGTTTGAAGACGAATCTGGAGGTTCTGTTATTGGCGGACAGGTTTTTGTTCgagaaattaaaagaattattaagcAGTGCTATATTACAGTTCAAACTGGGCCCGACCACCGCTGACAGAATATATACTTGGTCGTTGAGCGATGGAATGGGGTTCCTCTGTGTGGAGGCAGTAGCGTATATACTTACAGGGAAGATGTCCGACGAGAACAGATATCAATCGTTTAGTAAAATACTTAACCTCCAATACAGGGATCAGTTTCTTGAAGATATTAAGGCTATGCTTTTAAGGCAAATGGCAAAATAATCCGAGTGGAACAGGGTTCAAATTCTTATTGAGGGATAAAACAAACGAGACCTCAACAAACAATGATCTCCAgcatagttatattttaacaatggtGATTTTGCGTGAAggaaactttatattgttttggtagcgtgtatatattttctatgaataaCATAACAGCAATGTTTGAATGTGCATTGTTTAACGTAAATACCAACACATTTATaggtatttattgtaaaaatctaCTTCAATGTATTACACTCCCACTAGGCAGACAAAACatgtgtacaaaaaaaaattattacaaaatagcCTAACCATAAATGTTCCTGTTTACGATCaacattatcataaataatagcGTTGGCTGTTCTTACTCGTACGTTCATTATATACGTGAATgatatatctatacatatgtatatttatttcatataatatgtatgaattTTGAGCGTTAGGTAACTAACCAACCTCAATAATTTTCTGGCCAAGATTTGTTAATCAAACaccaaaaaacaattttttttttagattgaGATGTGAACACATCAGGCCTAATAGAATATGAACTGAAGTAAAGtatactttaatatcattattatgtaTGAATTGATGTTTTAGTGAAGGTATTTACAATACCTCTTaatgtataacataattaGCAATATCCTAACCTTATAATAAtaggatattattttagtgcctctgtttattaaatgtactAAAACTTTGGCTTTTAGGACTAAAGgaagtatattatttgaaaacacaACTTGTAGGTATATGA of the Danaus plexippus chromosome 13 unlocalized genomic scaffold, MEX_DaPlex mxdp_15, whole genome shotgun sequence genome contains:
- the LOC116769953 gene encoding uncharacterized protein LOC116769953 isoform X2, yielding MISMNAIRCVAVLMTSECEIMGYIKSSDSDSDVEEPSRLQEDFMGGILKCIWSFTSHPVASCAEQIQGDGRGYQCLVVLTKTNMTIAMKCLTNLCFISSCRPQLGMAGFVECLIENLKKEKDVSYWPDGSPMALAQLSGESVNRSRLRRCGGLPLLVTAAKTNTHAMNALLQYVFDDSSFQILIGEGLVSILTDKLTTYVRNMGYEHNVETGASNKRKEKPVNQGSVYDVAVQNLSRDMYYRPASGSSKRKSQLLSDTGDDMKVVIERDNMIVGFVDAIESEASESESENEEGPPPKKRNLKRSKSKSPKNSKKKSTNIASKDWSSGVYWEPKSPEWPPMLQSNPSTSPKKEPQLPDLNVQYTGPGSAERLNFEWSPESGVSIGEFCTPPYPPWSPTRLTPSPSSLSNEDESSDSEASGSYSPVCSDNDETNEGTTTKTQDVEVIEIDEDSNEGECDMEDLSKLNIHSKETNIASVMVLLFRVSHGTCTTCGSIRDDSVPNHTMDYLTTRECLYGLMDYVEKCKRPMGRAARILARVLSSDLCLMSVMRHRLALRLHRMSTTSKHPAAECVQCKQIMKLCKKLMNQMGSLAESSYGIGKISYHLLKGSPSMKHTLALSLPYIVKTEKALKKYLVDCNGLNILINLIDDGKEELQECVTALSKLAQNVDVKDPKLLENRYKETVLMIYEPTFDSLSPDSIVTFKLDDSSTVRANKDFLCQHSEYFNAMLMGRFKESAENCVRLKNVTKSGLEYLLTLLDCGLYDAHSDLQIFPMAPSLKTNLEVLLLADRFLFEKLKELLSSAILQFKLGPTTADRIYTWSLSDGMGFLCVEAVAYILTGKMSDENRYQSFSKILNLQYRDQFLEDIKAMLLRQMAK
- the LOC116769953 gene encoding armadillo repeat-containing protein 5 isoform X1; translated protein: MDKTQVKAMLDGLKSSTSKIIQESLLKIKSMIVNSEKGAKLFRECNGFPYLVPHLLKPNENILNLTLSILGDLCLDQKNCMAIGKLNTYGPLVTILNTVCRDSILGRTSRLIGNLARDRSNAEKFFNHGTVKALMAIIDNRDKKTSYATLIMVVRAIRKLWSVEEKRNEMISMNAIRCVAVLMTSECEIMGYIKSSDSDSDVEEPSRLQEDFMGGILKCIWSFTSHPVASCAEQIQGDGRGYQCLVVLTKTNMTIAMKCLTNLCFISSCRPQLGMAGFVECLIENLKKEKDVSYWPDGSPMALAQLSGESVNRSRLRRCGGLPLLVTAAKTNTHAMNALLQYVFDDSSFQILIGEGLVSILTDKLTTYVRNMGYEHNVETGASNKRKEKPVNQGSVYDVAVQNLSRDMYYRPASGSSKRKSQLLSDTGDDMKVVIERDNMIVGFVDAIESEASESESENEEGPPPKKRNLKRSKSKSPKNSKKKSTNIASKDWSSGVYWEPKSPEWPPMLQSNPSTSPKKEPQLPDLNVQYTGPGSAERLNFEWSPESGVSIGEFCTPPYPPWSPTRLTPSPSSLSNEDESSDSEASGSYSPVCSDNDETNEGTTTKTQDVEVIEIDEDSNEGECDMEDLSKLNIHSKETNIASVMVLLFRVSHGTCTTCGSIRDDSVPNHTMDYLTTRECLYGLMDYVEKCKRPMGRAARILARVLSSDLCLMSVMRHRLALRLHRMSTTSKHPAAECVQCKQIMKLCKKLMNQMGSLAESSYGIGKISYHLLKGSPSMKHTLALSLPYIVKTEKALKKYLVDCNGLNILINLIDDGKEELQECVTALSKLAQNVDVKDPKLLENRYKETVLMIYEPTFDSLSPDSIVTFKLDDSSTVRANKDFLCQHSEYFNAMLMGRFKESAENCVRLKNVTKSGLEYLLTLLDCGLYDAHSDLQIFPMAPSLKTNLEVLLLADRFLFEKLKELLSSAILQFKLGPTTADRIYTWSLSDGMGFLCVEAVAYILTGKMSDENRYQSFSKILNLQYRDQFLEDIKAMLLRQMAK